The Acidobacteriota bacterium genome has a segment encoding these proteins:
- a CDS encoding aminotransferase class V-fold PLP-dependent enzyme, producing MSRRDFLKTLSQTAAAVSVSAAAAGAAADPWAGFPETDDPEFWDKIRGLFPLAPDSAFFNTGTLGAMPRIVLDTVIGHLRLTAERIADWDYKDADWISGYQPHMEVRSGISRLINALPEEIALTENATAGMNYAALGLDLKAGDEILLTDQEHPGGISGWRLLEKRRGVVCREIAVPKPARDPEQILDLFIKAMTPRSRVLAVPHIISGSGAILPIRELCAEARRRGLFTVIDGAQSVGHIPVDVRDLDCDAYYGSLHKWILAPAGTGFLYVKKDRMPDIWTTLASTQWDNSEDPGFRLGQRGTGNLSLLFGCEAALEFHFRIGPERIHTRIRELGDMLRAGLSAVPGVRVLTPLHPAMAAGITVYAVEGWTGERIQDELWARARIRPRFQSDGISIRQSTHIYNSPEDIERTLEILQGLT from the coding sequence GTGTCCCGCCGGGATTTTCTGAAAACCCTGTCTCAAACGGCCGCAGCCGTTTCCGTTTCCGCGGCCGCCGCGGGCGCCGCCGCAGACCCCTGGGCCGGCTTCCCCGAAACGGATGATCCCGAATTCTGGGACAAGATCCGCGGCCTGTTTCCTCTGGCCCCGGATTCGGCTTTCTTCAACACGGGCACGCTCGGCGCCATGCCCCGGATCGTTCTGGACACCGTGATCGGCCACCTGCGTCTGACCGCAGAGCGCATCGCGGATTGGGATTACAAGGACGCCGATTGGATCTCCGGTTACCAGCCCCACATGGAAGTCCGTTCCGGAATCAGCCGGCTCATCAACGCCCTTCCCGAGGAGATCGCCCTCACGGAAAATGCCACGGCGGGCATGAATTATGCAGCTCTCGGACTCGATCTCAAGGCCGGAGACGAAATCCTTCTCACGGACCAGGAGCACCCCGGCGGAATCAGCGGCTGGCGTCTTCTCGAAAAGCGCCGCGGCGTCGTCTGCCGGGAAATCGCCGTACCGAAACCGGCCCGCGATCCGGAACAGATCCTGGATCTTTTCATCAAAGCCATGACCCCGCGCAGCCGCGTGCTGGCCGTGCCCCACATCATATCCGGAAGCGGTGCGATTCTTCCCATCCGCGAGCTCTGCGCCGAAGCCCGCCGCCGCGGTCTCTTCACCGTCATCGACGGCGCCCAGTCCGTCGGACACATCCCGGTCGATGTGCGGGACCTGGATTGCGACGCCTATTACGGCAGTCTTCACAAGTGGATTCTGGCTCCCGCGGGGACGGGATTCCTCTATGTCAAAAAAGACCGCATGCCGGACATCTGGACGACCCTGGCCTCCACGCAATGGGACAACAGCGAAGATCCCGGATTCCGACTCGGACAGAGGGGCACCGGCAACCTGTCTCTTCTTTTCGGTTGCGAGGCCGCCCTCGAGTTCCATTTCCGGATCGGACCGGAAAGAATCCATACCCGGATCAGGGAACTCGGCGATATGTTGCGCGCAGGATTGTCGGCCGTTCCCGGCGTCCGGGTTCTGACGCCGCTTCACCCGGCTATGGCTGCCGGCATCACCGTCTATGCCGTCGAGGGTTGGACCGGCGAACGCATCCAGGACGAGTTGTGGGCCAGGGCGCGGATCCGGCCCCGGTTCCAGTCCGACGGAATCAGCATCCGCCAGTCCACCCATATCTACAATTCTCCCGAAGACATCGAGCGGACCCTGGAAATTCTCCAAGGATTGACATGA
- a CDS encoding putative zinc-binding metallopeptidase, with product MSGKSIQSLVQSWETVRYELLNTRISDLGLEVEGSPVEPFVHRLHREMDKKGFLFKPQVYLADGWGCPDRTPVIGIPFYLADRRLARLEQEQTGEVEDARTVMMLLRHEAGHALNYAYKLWERTSWKEMFGLFTKPYRDAFRPDRFSRHFVRHIASYPYGRTYAQKHPDEDFSETFAVWLTPRSGWRTRYRHWPVIRKLRYVDRLMRDIKRTKPLTLRRRVVRPVEKMNILLADHYGKKAEVFRRSARGYVDDKLREVFPPVRGRVLLAAENLFRRKRNELMSRVIRWSELDDGEVETILKKLENRAESLGLFYRRSAEGEKIMDIVALAVALAMDYAYTGRLTG from the coding sequence ATGAGCGGGAAAAGCATCCAATCCCTCGTCCAGAGTTGGGAAACCGTCCGCTATGAACTTCTCAACACCCGGATCTCCGATCTCGGCCTGGAGGTCGAGGGTTCTCCCGTCGAACCCTTTGTGCACCGCCTGCACAGGGAGATGGACAAAAAGGGCTTTCTCTTCAAACCCCAGGTTTATCTCGCCGACGGATGGGGTTGTCCCGACAGAACGCCCGTCATCGGCATCCCCTTCTATCTGGCCGATCGCCGGCTGGCCCGCCTGGAACAGGAGCAGACGGGGGAGGTCGAGGACGCCCGGACCGTCATGATGCTCCTCCGGCACGAGGCCGGCCATGCCTTGAACTATGCCTACAAGCTCTGGGAAAGAACGAGCTGGAAGGAAATGTTCGGTCTCTTCACGAAACCTTACCGGGACGCCTTCCGGCCCGACCGGTTCAGCCGCCATTTCGTCCGTCACATCGCCTCTTATCCCTACGGCCGAACCTACGCCCAGAAACATCCCGACGAGGATTTCAGCGAGACGTTCGCGGTGTGGCTGACGCCGCGGTCCGGCTGGAGAACGCGATACCGTCATTGGCCGGTCATTCGCAAACTCCGCTATGTCGACCGGCTGATGCGGGACATCAAAAGGACCAAACCCCTGACCCTTCGCCGCCGTGTGGTCCGGCCCGTCGAAAAAATGAATATCCTCCTGGCCGATCATTACGGGAAAAAAGCCGAGGTTTTCCGCCGCTCGGCCCGCGGGTACGTGGACGACAAGCTGCGCGAGGTTTTCCCGCCCGTCCGCGGCCGGGTTCTCCTGGCTGCAGAGAACCTTTTCCGGCGCAAACGCAACGAACTCATGAGCCGCGTCATCCGCTGGTCGGAGCTGGACGATGGTGAAGTGGAAACCATCCTCAAGAAGCTCGAGAACCGGGCCGAAAGCCTGGGGTTGTTTTACCGGCGCAGCGCCGAAGGCGAAAAAATCATGGATATCGTCGCCCTGGCGGTTGCTCTGGCCATGGATTACGCCTACACCGGTCGCCTGACCGGCTGA